The genome window TTGTAGTCTCAAACAGACTCAAATTCTGAgacttgtagttaattgaaacccaaccgccaaagaacaccggtattcacagtctagcattcagatccgtataaaagcaactgcatttataaggactcgaaccttacaactctcgacttcgaaaatcagctgactttGCGACGACCAGTTtaatcactagactaacccggcggatTAATGATCTgacaatgtattttttgtatcttaaaaactcgttctgactATTTAAGAGAGCCCCATGAGATGATATTATAGTTTAATCGGGAATATAcgcatgaataataaatatttaataattatgttaagcttaacattttattaaggcACTTCCGAGCAAAACAATACACAAAAGAGTTACAAATGAAATTGATTTCatcattatacaataattatgacctgataaaacactgaaaaattacctttttcgGGTAATACAAATATTGtcgttatcattaatgggaatccTATCCATGTGATAAGCAATAATTCGTTTATCTGAGAAGGATAATGCAACCGGTTAATCTACTATTTGTTTACTAAttgcatcataatttttttaactttattcaaaattaacttttgtttagtcgtttagtatataaattttataattacagacaaaataataaacaataataagtaaatttacaatGTATAGGGATTTTTCAAATTGAACCCAAAAAATTGACAGACTGTGGTAGcgacgttgattttttttttttaatttttcaagcgtTATTTGTTTTAAGTAGTTTATGACAAATCATCATGGAATACTAGACGCctcaacaaagttaataaataatgtaatcttttACAGCTACGTATCGAGCAGTTTGCGATATTTATGGAGTACATAATCGGCCAAACAAAGGCAAAATTCattgtttggttaaaaaatttgaaaaaaaacgcATTTATCTTGATATTAAAACATCAATTCACAAAGAAATGCAAGGAGTCAAGAGAATATTGCTGCTGTAAGTATTcgtaaaaatcgaaatttatcggTTTTACATCGTTCACAAGAATTGGGCCTTTcttcaacaacaacaacaagCGAATTTCGCGTCAAGATTTTGGTCGGTCTACACTAATATAAGATTCAAATAGCTCAAAAATTAAAGCCACGGGACCATTTTTGGCTTAAGACGGTTTGCTGATTGGACTCTACAACAGCTCGAAGTagatccaaaatttattaaaacataatattgtgAGATGAGGCTCATTTTTGGCTAGATGgctttttaaacaagaaaattactgtatttagGATAATTCCAATTCACAAATGATTCAAAGCTACCATTAAATCCGAAAAAAATATCACTGTTTGGTGTGGATTACGGGTTGGTGCATTATTAGCCATTTATTTTCGAAAATGAACAAGGAGGTGCTGTTTCAGTAAATGATGAAGGCTAACGAACTCGTGattttttgttgcaaatttagaaaattttgaaatttttgacgCGGTGGTGACACGGTGACCCACATGGGTCtggtggtgaacgagtcttcccaaatcagctgatttggaagtcgagagttccagcgttcaagtcctagtaaaggcagttattttaacacggatttgaatactagatcgtggataccggtgttctttggtggttgggtttcaattaaccacacatttcaggaatggtcgaactgagactgtacaagactacttttcatttacactcatacatatcatcctctgaagtattatctgaatggtaattaccgtagcctaaacaggaaaaagaaagaaataagataGATTTGcacttttaataattgattaatatatcagtggtaaccatgtttgagaaattgttTGTTGATATTTTTGATTGTCAAGCAAATCCGTTGGTTATGTATGAAATTGTTTTTCGAACATAATGTAGTATtataagcttcaaaataaaaaaaaatcttggttgatattataaatactttttgttttattgcagttttatttttgcgctgaaaatgaaactctgtaatgattaaaaataacgtcaataataaaataataatcttgataattatttttgcaaCAAACACGTGTGGGTGAGCGCGCGCGCGTAAGTGTGCATGtatttatcacacacacacaaacacacagagcGTATgggtgcgtgtatatatataaagagagagattGAGAAGAAGGAATGTTAGGAAAatagttcatttattttactcGTGTATTAGTTAGTTAACCTCATgatatgaataataattgtttgtatataatCTGATCACATAATcacagtaaaatttattgtaatagatttcttatttatattattaaagtgtAGTGAGAGagctaaagaattaaaataagatGAAACAACACTACTCATTTTTATCTCAATCCAAAGAGACAGCTTAATATTTCAGTACGTTCAACTACagctataaaaaattatctacattgaTACTTATTTTGCAGTacaattaattaagtttataagaACAGTATGATGAAATCTATTGTATTcgtagttaacattttatttacagttcgtaatatttattaaaattatttcattagtgtCTATGTATCATTCATTATGCAGTGTTTATAATAATTGTGTCATTGcagatttaattgattttttatttaattaactaaaaagtgcttttttttttaaattattacattatataatttatctaatacATTCAGCGATGCGTATAATATACGATAATATACtcgtttactttttaatttttattttaaaaataaatattaataatgtcaaTTCGAGTAAAATTTTAGGAATATTTCCATTTGGTGCGAAAAGTCATTATATTATGTTTGAACCGTTAATGATCGAGTTAGCGAATAGAGGACATGAAGTCGTTGTTATAAGTGCATTTCCACAAGAAAAATCGGTACCTAGATTGACGGATATAAGCgcaaaaagttatttacaatcgTTAGTTAATAATTTAGACATTAACGAAATCGCAGATACAccttttaatatgtttattgatctttactatttatataaatcgATAAGTAATGCttctaaaatatttgatgttcctgatgtaaaaaaattaatcgattcaaaaaatgaaaaattcgatttaataattactgaattttttaataatgatataacattaagttttgtaaaTCGATTTAAAGTGCCATCGATAGCGTTAAGTTCGTGTACGCTATTTCCGTGGGCAAATTCGAGATTCGGAAACCCGGATAATCCATCGTACGTATCCGTCATATTTAACGGTTATCAAAATCGTatgaatttttggcaaagaacGTATAACACcgttactttaatattttcaaaattagcttttaattatttttatacacgtGAATcagattattttggaaaaaaatattttggaaatgatCTTCCACCGTTAGcagaaataggaaaaaataccagtttaatattagtt of Lycorma delicatula isolate Av1 chromosome 9, ASM4794821v1, whole genome shotgun sequence contains these proteins:
- the LOC142330557 gene encoding UDP-glycosyltransferase UGT5-like; the encoded protein is MRIIYDNILVYFLIFILKININNVNSSKILGIFPFGAKSHYIMFEPLMIELANRGHEVVVISAFPQEKSVPRLTDISAKSYLQSLVNNLDINEIADTPFNMFIDLYYLYKSISNASKIFDVPDVKKLIDSKNEKFDLIITEFFNNDITLSFVNRFKVPSIALSSCTLFPWANSRFGNPDNPSYVSVIFNGYQNRMNFWQRTYNTVTLIFSKLAFNYFYTRESDYFGKKYFGNDLPPLAEIGKNTSLILVNTHYSLHGSRPFVPAVIEVGGIHVKPPKKLSQVFN